A single genomic interval of Hevea brasiliensis isolate MT/VB/25A 57/8 chromosome 4, ASM3005281v1, whole genome shotgun sequence harbors:
- the LOC110673074 gene encoding ethylene-responsive transcription factor ERF017, translated as MGEPGTSSEQPSSDMNEPKYKGVRRRKWGKWVSEIRLPNSRERIWLGSFDTAEKAALAFDAALYCLRGREAKFNFPDNPPDIAGGQSLTPQEIQVVAARFANENSRMMRSRTNTSTGESSSWQMTDQYQSSSSDGAVQVERGKSIDWSSILNELDSNEYGLYPGLDSQYYPPQPSVLDHDHINGNDGDDQNGDEAYSQQSFLWDF; from the coding sequence ATGGGGGAACCAGGAACATCATCAGAGCAACCCTCATCAGACATGAATGAACCCAAGTACAAGGGTGTACGGAGACGAAAATGGGGGAAGTGGGTGTCGGAAATCAGGCTGCCGAACAGCCGGGAGAGGATATGGTTAGGATCCTTTGATACAGCAGAAAAGGCGGCGCTTGCATTCGATGCTGCCTTGTATTGCCTGCGCGGTCGGGAAGCAAAGTTCAACTTCCCCGATAATCCACCGGATATCGCCGGCGGCCAGTCACTTACTCCACAAGAAATCCAAGTAGTTGCTGCGAGGTTTGCGAATGAAAACTCAAGGATGATGAGGAGTCGCACTAATACAAGCACAGGTGAGTCATCGTCATGGCAAATGACGGATCAGTACCAATCATCGTCGTCGGATGGGGCAGTGCAGGTGGAAAGAGGAAAGTCGATAGATTGGTCGTCGATTCTGAATGAGTTGGACTCTAATGAGTATGGACTCTATCCAGGGCTAGACAGCCAGTATTATCCACCACAACCATCTGTTCTTGATCATGATCATATTAATGGGAATGATGGTGATGATCAAAATGGGGATGAGGCTTATTCCCAGCAATCATTTCTTTGGGACTTTTGA